The uncultured Carboxylicivirga sp. genomic interval TGAGAATACTTAATTCTCAAGTTTTTTATGGCCTCTATGTGCAATAGGGTCTTTATATCTTCCATTTTAATACAATTAAAGTTATTCAACTAATATGTTTATGGCTTCGTTCTTTTCACTTCTAATTTAAAAAAATCTTTAAGACGATTTGTTCCATATTGATTGGCAATATTATCAAACGCCATTGCAGTTAAAAAGAACTCAATGGGCCCATATGTTTTTGATGAGGTAAATGTTCGTAATAGCCAAATGGTTAGTCGCCTTGTCCAATCGGGGAGATGACTTATTTTAATTGGTTTATTCCAGGTTTTTAGTGCTAATTCGGCTATTTCATTTTGAGTTAAAATTTCATTGCCTCCTGCAGTTTCTTCTTTCACTCCCTCTATTATTTTATCAACACATACTTTTGCCAAATCCTCTCCATGAATTGGATTCAATTTCAGCAACCCTGTTCCAAATAAATATACCCGACCAGCCCGGGCCATATTAAGAAAGTCTTTCATATCGGAAAAGAATCCATTTGGACGTAAAATACAGTAATTGATTCCTGAGTTTTTTAATTCATCAACAAACTTTTCTTTAGCTTCAAATATTTTTAAGTGTTTAAGTTGGGCTCCGTTTATTGCTGATATATACTCAAATGATTCCACTTTATCTATTAATGCTTCTTTTAATAAGTTGGAATTGCCTTGATAATCAACATCCATATAGGTCATTCCATCTTTTTGGCGGGTAATACCAATGGTTGAAAAAACCCAGTTAATATCTTTTGTTACTCCTTTAATACTTGCTGGTTTAGTTACTTCTCCAACGAAGACATCGTCAACTAGTTCAAATTTTTCTTTCTGAGCTTCTTTTCTAATTAAAACTCTTACCCAGAATCCTCTTTTTTTGAGTTCTTTTACTAAGTACTGACCTAAATATCCAGTTGCTCCTGCTACTAATACTTTTTTCATTATTATTTATTTTAAAAGCAAAGTTAGAGCTTGTAATTCTCCTTTTTCTTGACGATCGTCAAGAATGTTCCTTTTTAGAAACTCTTGATTTGATTCTACTTAGTGTTTCGGGCGACACTCCAAGAAACGATGCAATATACTGTTGTGGAACTCGTTGAAAAAGTTCTTTTTGGGTATTTAATAAATCGAGGTAGCGTTCTTCAGGCGATTTGGTCACAAATGAAGCAATCACTTTTTGACTGGTTATTAATTCATTCTCCACGGCAACCCGGGCAATTACCTCCAATTTAGGTAACTGTAACGTTAACTTTTCAATGTCTGATTTTGTGAATACGATCAAATCGGTATTTTCAATTGCCTGATAGTTTTCTATGGCTGGTACATTGAACGTATAGCTTTCGCCGGCACATATAAATTGGCCTTCGGTGTAGAAAAAGGCTGTTTTATCAGTACCGTCGACATTATAAAATAGCCGGACACAGCCTTTAGACACAAAATATATTTCATTAGCAATTTTTCCTTCTTCAAAAAAAACGGTCTTTTTTTCGTACGTTTTCTTTGTCAGAGATTCATTAAGCAATGACAACTCTTCCTGATTTAAGCTAATATAAGCCTCAATATTCTCTACTAATCTTTTCATCGTTTCATTTGGATGCAACTCACTTGTTACTTTGTGAAATTATACACTAAACTAATACGTGTGTTTCGATTGGAACGACTGAAGTCATATTGAGATTTACTTGATACTATCGGTTCAATATTCTTTGCTCCGAACTCTTGTATAAAATTAATAGAAACCTTTTTTATGTTGAAGCCTAAACCAAAATCAAAGCCATAGTCAAATTGATTAATTACTGTAGCTCCTTGACTAAATTCAGTAATATTCTGTTGATTAATCTCTTTTGCATATTCAACTTTTCCTTTATAAGTAATTGCCTTATTATCTGATATTTCTTGTATTTCATATGAACCTCCTATGCCTATGGATATATAAGGTCCAGCCAATATTGAAATAATACTATTTTCACCACCAGGTTTAATCTCTACCAATAATGGGACGTTTAAGTAATTAAGCCTTTCTTTTCCTGTATATTCATATTCGTCTTGAATTTCTTCGAATTTCATTCCTTTTTGTGAGAACTGTAATTCTGGTCTAATATTGATGCTATTATTTAATTTTGCACTAATCAAAAATCCAAAATTAAAACCTCCTAAAGTATTTGTATTAACAAGAGGTTCATTATTATTTGAACTAAGAAATACATTTGAGAAATTAACTCCTCCTGTCAAGCCGAAATAGCTTTGTCCAAAACTATTCAAATTAAGAAACAATAGGAAAATTGTAATCGCTCTTCTTACTTTCATTTTTAATCATCTTGTTTGTTTTGCTTTTCATCATTATCATTCTGCTTAATCTATAGTCTCCTCCCTGAATTACGCACAACGGCTCGAATATGAGTATTGCCGAATTTCGAAGTTTCACAGTATCAAGATACAGTGAAACTTGATACGATAGCTGAGGTTTGAATTACCCACTTCACTCGGCATTACTTATGTTTGTTAGGCTTAGTTATTTATCAATGCTTCTTCAAGAGCTTTTAACGTTTTTCCATTATTATCTTTCCAGCTTTGAGGACCGCTTCTACTTGTTCCAGCTACTAAAGCTGCTGCATATGAAGAAGAACTTAAAATGATATCTTTAGTCAAAATAAGTTTCTCGTCAACTGTAACTAGTATATTTTCTTCAATTAGCTTTTTTCGTAATTGATTTATTTTTCCTGGAATACTGGTGGTTGTTGCTAAAGAAATCTCAGAGTCTTTGGCTAATAAAAATCCTTCGTCACTTTGTTTTCCAATTGCAGAAAGACCATTTACACTAAAATACAATTTATGTCCAATTAAAGAATTGGGATCTGTTTCAGCTTCATTTGTATTATTCGTGTTAATTGGCTCTAGTAATTTGTGACCAAGTGTCCCTAAAATCATTCTTGCATTATGGATAAATTCTTCCATTGCGTCTTTATCTGCTCTTGGCAATGAAGATTCTGTTGGTTTATTCCCATTTTCCGCATTATATCTATCAGCTTGCTTTGTAATATCAGTTAATCTTGATTCAAGATATTTGATATGTGATTTGGTCAAATTCTCATCTTTACTTGTAAAAAGAACAACCTCGTTCCAAAAGTCTTTTTTTCTGTCATGATCGATAAGCCTTTTATATACGTTTTCTGATTCACCGATATACACCGTATTTTTGTCATCCGTTGAGTGTTTTTCCAATAAGAAATATACTCCTGGTCTCTGAGACTCTGTCCACATTTTTAGTTCTGTAAAACGGCCTCTAGGGCACGCAATTGCTTGACCTGACCAATTTGCAATTTCAACATGTCGAAGTCCACTAGGAGATCCATCTGATAAGTATATGCGGATGCTTTTTCCAAACATTATTTTTCATTTTTATAATTAAGCCTAACGTCCCGTATAAACGCAGTAGCGGGATTGACGTACTGACTATTCGGTTTATATTGGACTTTAGATTTATAAAATTACTTGTGGGTTAAGTACTTACCCGCTATTGTATTTATATACTGTTAGCGGTTCGGGTTTATATTTTCCATAAACTCTATACATTTCTTGGCAATTTCTTTAATTAACTTAGATGAAATTCCGCTGCTAAATTGTCTTGTATGAATAACTATTTTAGGATGATTCTTATCCTTACTATAGTGTAAATTATACCAATTTCCTTTCGAAATATTAATTGTTGGTTGTACCCAGTTTACTCTGAAAGTCTCTTCTATATCGAAAGAGTAATCCCTTTGATAATGTCCACAGGCAATTATTACTATTTTAAATTTATTGAAAAAGGGTTGAGCAAAAAGCTCTTCTCTTTCTTTTATGCTTTTAATTCTGATTTTATCATCTTTCGGAATAAGATGGGACATTTTAGCATTTAACTGATTTAGTTCCGACTGAAAACAATATTTATGAAACTCAATATCATCATTTATTGTTTTTTTGTCTTTAGAAAGTATAAGGTCAACTAAATATTGATAGAAATACCAAGTAGCTGAAGTTCCTTTTTCTCCTGTTATTTTTCCATTTTTGTCGACCTTTCTTATTGTAAACTGTTGCCCTTTCCAAGGAAATAGTGCATTATCTTCTAAATGGTTTATATCTGAGAAGTTTCTTTTATTTGAAATAATATCATTCCAGCTATCTATATTTTTTTCTCCATTTTCCTCTATTGATAAACTATCATCAATTAACTCTTTTCCCAAGATGAGGATGTCTGCGTTAGGATTGCCAAGTCCGAGATATAATTTCCGATTTTGACAACATCCTAAGGTTTCTAAAAAATCCGAATCAAAATTTGTTTGAGAATTGTTCATATCGTTATTTTTTTACCTGACCGCTAACGGATGGGTATATGCAATGTGGGCGATTGCGAGCTTCAAACTTGTCAAACCGTTACAATGTTAAAGCGGGCTACTACCCTTGATTTTAGCACAATTCCGCCCATTTTGTATATACCGTGTTAGCGGTTGTTATTGGTCAATCTTTCTCTTCCTTTTAATCACCCTTTTTTCAAATCTTTTTCCAGTATTAAAAGCTTTCTGTAAGCCATAGTGAATAGAATATCTAACTCCCTCTTTTACTTTGGGGTTAATATTAGAATAGGACCTATCTCGGAATGACCAATGAATGTGAGTTTCTGAATCATCTGTATCTTCAATATAGCATATCACATTTAAGTCATATAAAAACTGTAAAAATTTATCGCTAGACTCAAAGAAAGGTGGAATATCAATTTCATTTTTTTCAATATAGTCTGCAAATTCATTGTAACAATACATGAACTCTTCATAATGAAAATGAGCTTTGCCATTTAAATATTCAAAAAACTTTAAAAATATTTCGTAGTCTGAGTCCGAATGATAAAATGCTAGGTAGTCTTTTATTTCACCCAGTAAATAATCCGAATACTTTGAGCGAAAATTTGATGTGTCAAAATCCACTGAATCTATTACAGGCATTTTTCTTCCATTTTCACTAATCATATTTTCTTGTAGAATTTTCATCATTGTAACGATGTCCCTTGGACGAAACATAGAAAATCTAAGAAATGAAACAAATGAATCATCTTTATGCCCACGTCTTGTTTCATTTGTAAATGGGAAATAATAATCCCAACAATCTCCTAATGTCTTAAAACTACTCTGTTGGGCATTTAATATAGTGTCTGCAACTTTGAAAATACTACTGTCTCTATATAATGGATAGGTTGTTCTCCAATCCAACAGAACTCCATTATCTCTAATTTTATTATTAAGATTTTGAAGCCCCAATTGAGAAAAAATATCTGGTCTAACGAGAACCATTACTTTAATTCTACCTTTGGAGTCTTTTATATTTGCGAAGAAATCATTATTTAAAGTCCAAACTGCATTAGATAATCCCTTCACACACTCTAAGTAATCTTCATATTGAATATTGCGAGGTCGAATATCAATACCATCGATAAATTGAATATGGTTTTGCTCCAACTTTAAAGAAGAAAATGCAATTTCAAATTTCTTTTGAATATATAATAAATTGATTTGAAATTTACTCTCAGTAAAAGATTCACTATGCTTTTCTTCGCCAGCTATTTTGAAAAACTCATGCATTAACTCAGCAACTGCTTTTGTTTCGTCTATAACATTTAATGCATAAATGATTTCAGGGGTGAATGCTGATTTATAGAATGCATCAATAGCTTCTTGTAAAGGTTTGAATTTTGAAAATTTTGAAAAAATAGTGCTATCTTTTTCCTTCTTTTGAATTTGTTGAGATAGAAGAAGATAAATCAATACTTTCCAAATATTTGTATAGTCAGTAAGTGTTAAATGGTTTTCTTTTTTTAACTTTATAAATTTAACATATTCCGTTTCTCTGATATGATTCAAATATGAATTAGTATTAGAAAACTGATTATTTGCTAGATATAGCGAATATGCTGTTTTTCCAGTTCCTTTATCGCCAATAATAAAATATTTTGAAGGATTTAAAATTTCATAAAGTTCCTCATTCCTAATAAAATATTTATTTAGTAATTCTTTGTTTTCCCTTTTTTTGTAATTCTCTGCGTCTCCAAACCCAAGATTCAGTTCTGTATATTTTTTCATGATATATGTATGTTTAATATTTTAGTTTAGGAATTCTATTTTAATAACCGCTAACTCCTTTATAAACGTCATTAGTCACTTCGCTATACTAATCACGTGGTTTATTGGTATAAAAACATTTTTAAATAATTATAAGTGTATAATAAATTTAAACGTATAAAAAACGATTTAACCCAATAAGGCACATTAAAAGTAAACATAAATCAAATATGGATATAATTAAATGGGGGCTAAGTTATAAACAAGCTGTTGATAGCTTATATTTTATGTTGGGGGATGTGTTGGATACATTACTTTCTATGGCCTAATAATACGATTGGTTATAGTGTTATTTATATGGTTTTTAATTTGTATAAACCATATTTATTTTACCAGGCATAAGCCCACCATGCGTTGGCAACAAAACTGATGGTTTTTTCGGCTGTTTTCTGCGAGGGCAAGAAAACTGACGGTTTTTTCTGGCGGTTTTCTTCGTTGGCAACAAAATTGATGGTTTTTTTCGCTGTTTTCTGCGTTGGCAACGAAACTGATGGTTTTTTATGGCTGTTTTCTCCGAAGGCAACAAACTTGATGATTTTTTTGGCTGCTTTCTCCGCTGGCAACAAACTTGACGTTTTTTTTTGCTGTTTTCGCTGTTGGCAACAAAACTGATGGTTTTTTTTTGCTGTTTTCTGCGAGGGCAACAAAACTGATGGTTTTTTTGGCTGTTTTCTGCGAGGGCAGAATTTCTGTTGGGCGTATTCATGATTATCATCAGCCAACTAATTCGTAATTTTTTATTCCCAGAGTTAGCAAGGCATCTGTGGGCTAAATTTTCTATTTTCTTAATGCTACAAGCATAAAATAAAAAAATTATAAGTTTTCGATTTGTTATTAGGATAATAAATAGATATATTACGTTTGATTAAATCCACTATCTAAAACTCATACATTATGATTTTAAAAATCCATTATTCTTATTTTAGTTTGTCGGCACTGGTTGCATTATCTCAAAAAACAGTTGGCTTGTTAGAAAGTCGTTTTCCCGATAATGAAATTCTAAAAACGGTTCTACCTCAAATACATGAGATCCATAGTGTTTCGCTTCAGGCAATAGGGAGTAGTACCAAAAGCCTTATTTCGGTTAGTGTAAAGCAGTCGGATACCAAGCGCGACAATTGTTTTATGTCGCTCAAAAATCATGTTGAAGCAGGCTTGCGTCGCGAAAACGATGTTTATCAAAATGCATGCAATACATTGTGGCCATTTTTTGTTAAAAATAACGTCAAAATGTA includes:
- a CDS encoding SDR family oxidoreductase codes for the protein MKKVLVAGATGYLGQYLVKELKKRGFWVRVLIRKEAQKEKFELVDDVFVGEVTKPASIKGVTKDINWVFSTIGITRQKDGMTYMDVDYQGNSNLLKEALIDKVESFEYISAINGAQLKHLKIFEAKEKFVDELKNSGINYCILRPNGFFSDMKDFLNMARAGRVYLFGTGLLKLNPIHGEDLAKVCVDKIIEGVKEETAGGNEILTQNEIAELALKTWNKPIKISHLPDWTRRLTIWLLRTFTSSKTYGPIEFFLTAMAFDNIANQYGTNRLKDFFKLEVKRTKP
- a CDS encoding Crp/Fnr family transcriptional regulator yields the protein MKRLVENIEAYISLNQEELSLLNESLTKKTYEKKTVFFEEGKIANEIYFVSKGCVRLFYNVDGTDKTAFFYTEGQFICAGESYTFNVPAIENYQAIENTDLIVFTKSDIEKLTLQLPKLEVIARVAVENELITSQKVIASFVTKSPEERYLDLLNTQKELFQRVPQQYIASFLGVSPETLSRIKSRVSKKEHS
- a CDS encoding porin family protein, with protein sequence MKVRRAITIFLLFLNLNSFGQSYFGLTGGVNFSNVFLSSNNNEPLVNTNTLGGFNFGFLISAKLNNSINIRPELQFSQKGMKFEEIQDEYEYTGKERLNYLNVPLLVEIKPGGENSIISILAGPYISIGIGGSYEIQEISDNKAITYKGKVEYAKEINQQNITEFSQGATVINQFDYGFDFGLGFNIKKVSINFIQEFGAKNIEPIVSSKSQYDFSRSNRNTRISLVYNFTK
- a CDS encoding GIY-YIG nuclease family protein, whose translation is MFGKSIRIYLSDGSPSGLRHVEIANWSGQAIACPRGRFTELKMWTESQRPGVYFLLEKHSTDDKNTVYIGESENVYKRLIDHDRKKDFWNEVVLFTSKDENLTKSHIKYLESRLTDITKQADRYNAENGNKPTESSLPRADKDAMEEFIHNARMILGTLGHKLLEPINTNNTNEAETDPNSLIGHKLYFSVNGLSAIGKQSDEGFLLAKDSEISLATTTSIPGKINQLRKKLIEENILVTVDEKLILTKDIILSSSSYAAALVAGTSRSGPQSWKDNNGKTLKALEEALINN